One window of the Zygotorulaspora mrakii chromosome 6, complete sequence genome contains the following:
- the CUS1 gene encoding U2 snRNP complex subunit CUS1 (similar to Saccharomyces cerevisiae CUS1 (YMR240C); ancestral locus Anc_8.780), with protein MARKSHRSSRTSKKLPDQKQEIAQLLDRKRQTHNAKDVADTHNGKKKDAKELALEKQFSSIIEKFKIPDARKGRGQLIVKEEVAKGIRGHERDHDHDLLKEDPEKPKSKTRGRKQDQPSLSRLKCETSYPQMVEWYDCDAMYPHLLVSIKTSKNVVPVPGHWQMKREYLSGRSLLEKRPFELPEIIRQTDIEQMRKTLPDGEDDDSTLSSKQVSRTRVQPKLGTLDIGYAKLRDVFFKLGAKWKPDVLLPFGDLYYENRNLHEESEWRKFVKEKEPGKLSTELREIMNLKEGQLPPWCMKMKSLGMPPGYPTLKIAGLNMGIENLSGDTYGRLERLHNKKRAAMFGAIISLEDDAQEQKGKKSIKKEEQKLIVPAAIDSKLGPLGENLKIEINRRTPTNHELSETASEPGRNSQRESKQLYTVLPERKADDMTANTGSKSMYEVLPAGKHLATNTNLQDEYKLKSDGNEDEESIDKFRF; from the coding sequence ATGGCCAGGAAATCGCATAGATCCTCAAGGACTAGTAAGAAACTGCCAGACCAAAAGCAGGAAATTGCTCAGCTACTAGATAGAAAAAGGCAGACTCATAATGCCAAAGATGTAGCTGATACTCacaatggcaaaaaaaaggatgCGAAAGAACTGGCACTAGAAAAGCAGTTTAGTTCCataattgaaaagtttaagATCCCGGATGCCCGGAAAGGAAGGGGCCAACTGATAGTGAAGGAGGAAGTAGCCAAGGGCATTCGAGGGCATGAAAGAGATCATGATCATGACCTGTTAAAAGAAGACCCTGAGAAACCGAAGTCCAAGACAAGGGGTCGAAAACAGGATCAGCCATCATTATCAAGGCTGAAGTGCGAAACCTCATATCCACAGATGGTTGAATGGTATGATTGTGATGCCATGTATCCGCATCTTCTAGTGTCTATAAAAACTTCCAAAAATGTTGTACCAGTACCAGGACATTGgcagatgaaaagagagtaCCTTTCTGGGAGATCATTACTGGAAAAAAGGCCTTTTGAGCTCCCTGAGATCATTAGACAGACAGACATTGAGCAGATGAGGAAAACGCTGCCGGATGGCGAAGACGATGACTCGACGCTATCTTCCAAGCAAGTATCAAGGACTAGAGTTCAACCAAAACTAGGAACTTTGGATATCGGTTATGCTAAACTTCGTgatgtatttttcaaactggGAGCTAAGTGGAAACCAGATGTACTGCTGCCATTCGGTGATCTTTACTATGAAAACAGGAATTTACATGAAGAATCCGAATGGCGCAAATTCGTAAAGGAAAAGGAACCTGGCAAGTTAAGTACTGAACTACGAGAGataatgaatttgaaagagggTCAACTACCGCCATGGTgtatgaaaatgaagagcCTGGGTATGCCTCCAGGGTATCCCACCTTGAAAATAGCTGGGCTAAATATGGGAATAGAAAATTTAAGTGGTGACACATATGGCCGATTAGAACGGTTGCACAACAAAAAGAGGGCAGCAATGTTTGGTGCTATTATCTCGTTAGAAGACGATGCCCAAGAACAGAAAGGAAAGAAGTCaataaaaaaggaagaacaAAAATTAATCGTGCCCGCTGCAATTGATTCTAAATTAGGTCCTCTTGGGGAAAACCTGAAAATCGAAATTAATAGAAGGACGCCAACCAATCATGAATTATCAGAAACGGCATCTGAACCTGGTAGGAATAGCCAGAGAGAGTCCAAGCAGCTGTACACGGTTTTGCCTGAGAGAAAAGCAGATGATATGACTGCAAACACGGGTTCTAAGTCTATGTATGAGGTCCTGCCGGCTGGGAAGCACCTTGCTACCAATACAAACCTGCAAGATGAATATAAATTGAAATCCGATGGTAATGAGGATGAGGAAAGTATAGATAAATTTAGATTTTAA
- the BIL1 gene encoding Bil1p (similar to Saccharomyces cerevisiae YOR304C-A; ancestral locus Anc_8.781) yields MTADKSQLPAGSGSSEHEKEGSILSVTEEAETSNKTTAFELADTIEQTLKELKQKLDENYQKFDKSVVILEQKLKEPGQ; encoded by the coding sequence ATGACTGCGGATAAGTCCCAGTTACCTGCTGGTAGCGGCTCTAGCGAACACGAGAAGGAAGGGTCAATTCTTTCAGTAACAGAGGAAGCGGAGACTTCCAATAAAACAACAGCATTTGAACTGGCTGATACTATTGAACAAACATTGAAGGAATTGAAGCAGAAGTTAGACGagaattatcaaaaatttgacaaGAGCGTAGTCATTCTAGAGCAAAAGCTCAAAGAACCAGGCCAGTAA
- the RRG7 gene encoding Rrg7p (similar to Saccharomyces cerevisiae YOR305W; ancestral locus Anc_8.782), whose translation MRLFKRLLCNNTIRKFINQNGAISQSSVFQGTLYEYTVMRELQTKLSMCELERVGGANDHGIDIKGSWHIKNIYRKMNPLLNLDQIEAPKRCRVNGAIFKPYRSKALMEDLKVLVQCKGRTHSKVGPREFRELIGTFTSTVTPTNRNKTVMLMCSPHMLTKNGLKLIEMLPIPVIYLRIELLRSAEGLYDLMNSGRLLNYYENQFAQQFLQGCGINEWLKLTMYSATQQQDVIDEKATKTILSN comes from the coding sequence ATGCGCCTGTTCAAGCGCCTGTTGTGCAACAACACTATTCGCAAATTCATAAACCAGAATGGAGCTATCAGTCAGTCGAGTGTCTTCCAGGGCACATTGTATGAATACACTGTTATGAGAGAACTACAAACAAAGCTCTCAATGTGTGAACTAGAAAGAGTTGGCGGCGCGAACGACCATGGCATAGATATCAAAGGTTCTTGGCACATTAAGAATATCTATCGTAAGATGAATCCACTCCTAAACCTTGATCAGATAGAAGCGCCTAAGAGATGCCGAGTCAATGGTGCCATTTTCAAGCCTTATAGATCCAAAGCCTTAATGGAAGATCTGAAAGTACTAGTGCAATGTAAAGGTCGCACCCACTCGAAGGTGGGTCCCAGGGAATTCCGTGAGCTCATCGGCACCTTCACTTCGACGGTAACTCCAACGAATAGGAACAAGACCGTTATGCTCATGTGCTCTCCACACATGCTTACCAAGAATGGGCTAAAACTTATTGAAATGCTCCCAATTCCAGTAATATATCTGCGAATCGAACTGCTGCGATCAGCGGAAGGTCTTTACGACCTTATGAATTCGGGCAGATTACTCAATTACTATGAGAACCAATTTGCACAACAATTTCTCCAGGGTTGCGGTATCAATGAATGGCTGAAACTCACAATGTACAGCGCAACTCAACAGCAAGATGTAATAGACGAGAAAGCTACGAAGACTATTTTGAGCAATTAA